In a single window of the Canis lupus familiaris isolate Mischka breed German Shepherd chromosome 2, alternate assembly UU_Cfam_GSD_1.0, whole genome shotgun sequence genome:
- the IQCC gene encoding IQ domain-containing protein C isoform X2, producing the protein MERERLVWSVSALQACVRGFLVRRHFQSLRAEYEAIVREIEGDLGTLQWTEGWIPRPQFLPEKAKYHRTRKPQRRAPDPQQELWSRFSSKEPERDVVLGEVMLKRSGKSSADSGSRLCRSDSLWFQDEHSRKARNVSQEEIRDTPSMENPEAAGPGLPYSPTELRELQYHHNHLAMELLWLQQAISSRKEYLILKQTLTSGPEVSRPRDKPNLCPDGRTQTCERAGSQTSPPPKNQSYRDRTTREPDYVDDCWRLKAQRHKSLERLATTDKTTAGIKYRDPCYRRAGPQLPTLSDNQALENRFTKEPDCGEQTFGRTCPQRMTALDDHTPKDLKPRGSYSEKARTWVPTLCEDPDIEDKSPTGPEHREANRQRARPRKSDLSEDFGIWDETLAEYGGQDLWKTKPPKGQFPRDKSSRDRTSNEPSHEEGKNQRIVPWQSRPPEKLSSTGTLHMGEEGPPWGARGKTRFQRGVL; encoded by the exons ATGGAGCGGGAGCGGTTGGTGTGGAGCGTCTCGGCGCTGCAG GCCTGCGTCCGGGGCTTCTTGGTCCGACGCCACTTCCAGAGCCTTCGAGCTGAGTATGAGGCTATTGTACGAGAAATCGAGGGTGATCTGGGCACGCTTCAGTGGACAGAGGGCTGGATTCCCAGGCCCCAGTTTCTCCCAGAG AAGGCAAAATACCATCGGACCCGGAAACCCCAAAGGAGGGCACCAGATCCACAGCAGGAACTTTGGAGCCGCTTCTCAAGTAAAGAACCTGAGAGAGATGTTGTCTTGGGGGAGGTGATGCTGAAGAGGTCAGGAAAGAGCTCGGCAGACTCAGGAAGTCGTCTTTGCAGAAGTGACAGCCTCTGGTTTCAGGATGAGCACAGCAGGAAAGCCAGGAATGTCAGCCAAGAGGAGATCAGAGATACGCCAAGTATGGAGAACCCAG AAGCTGCAGGTCCAGGACTGCCCTACAGCCCCACAGAGCTCCGGGAGCTCCAGTACCACCACAACCACTTGGCCATGGAACTGCTGTGGCTGCAACAGGCTATCAGTAGCCGTAAGGAG TACCTGATTCTTAAACAAACACTGACATCTGGCCCAGAGGTGAGCCGGCCCAGAGACAAGCCCAACTTGTGCCCAGATGGCAGGACACAGACCTGTGAGAGGGCTGGGTCACAAACAAGCCCACCACCAAAAAACCAGTCCTACAGAGACAGGACCACTAGAGAGCCAGACTATGTGGATGACTGTTGGAGGCTCAAAGCACAACGCCACAAGTCCCTGGAAAGACTGGCCACTACAGACAAAACTACTGCTGGGATCAAGTACAGGGACCCATGCTACAGAAGAGCTGGGCCACAGCTGCCCACACTATCAGATAACCAGGCCTTAGAGAACAGGTTCACCAAAGAGCCAGACTGTGGGGAACAGACCTTTGGACGGACCTGCCCGCAGCGGATGACTGCCCTGGATGACCACACCCCCAAAGACCTCAAACCCAGGGGCTCCTATTCCGAAAAGGCCAGGACCTGGGTGCCCACACTCTGTGAAGACCCAGATATTGAGGACAAGTCTCCCACAGGGCCGGAACACAGAGAGGCCAATCGCCAAAGAGCTAGGCCACGGAAGTCGGACCTCTCAGAGGACTTTGGCATATGGGATGAGACCTTGGCAGAGTATGGTGGCCAGGATCTCTGGAAGACTAAACCACCTAAGGGCCAGTTCCCTAGGGACAAAAGCTCCAGAGACAGAACCTCCAATGAACCTAGCCATGAGGAAGGGAAAAACCAGAGGATTGTACCATGGCAATCAAGGCCGCCTGAGAAACTGTCTTCAACAGGGACACTCCACATGGGAGAGGAAGGCCCTCCTTGGGGAGCCAGGGGGAAGACCCGCTTCCAAAGGGGGGTGCTATGA
- the IQCC gene encoding IQ domain-containing protein C isoform X1 has product MTSPGESPTSSRFCSDKHFLSPYSPRQACVRGFLVRRHFQSLRAEYEAIVREIEGDLGTLQWTEGWIPRPQFLPEKAKYHRTRKPQRRAPDPQQELWSRFSSKEPERDVVLGEVMLKRSGKSSADSGSRLCRSDSLWFQDEHSRKARNVSQEEIRDTPSMENPEAAGPGLPYSPTELRELQYHHNHLAMELLWLQQAISSRKEYLILKQTLTSGPEVSRPRDKPNLCPDGRTQTCERAGSQTSPPPKNQSYRDRTTREPDYVDDCWRLKAQRHKSLERLATTDKTTAGIKYRDPCYRRAGPQLPTLSDNQALENRFTKEPDCGEQTFGRTCPQRMTALDDHTPKDLKPRGSYSEKARTWVPTLCEDPDIEDKSPTGPEHREANRQRARPRKSDLSEDFGIWDETLAEYGGQDLWKTKPPKGQFPRDKSSRDRTSNEPSHEEGKNQRIVPWQSRPPEKLSSTGTLHMGEEGPPWGARGKTRFQRGVL; this is encoded by the exons ATGACCTCTCCAGGAGAATCCCCCACAAGTTCCCGCTTCTGCAGTGATaagcattttctttccccttattCTCCACGCCAGGCCTGCGTCCGGGGCTTCTTGGTCCGACGCCACTTCCAGAGCCTTCGAGCTGAGTATGAGGCTATTGTACGAGAAATCGAGGGTGATCTGGGCACGCTTCAGTGGACAGAGGGCTGGATTCCCAGGCCCCAGTTTCTCCCAGAG AAGGCAAAATACCATCGGACCCGGAAACCCCAAAGGAGGGCACCAGATCCACAGCAGGAACTTTGGAGCCGCTTCTCAAGTAAAGAACCTGAGAGAGATGTTGTCTTGGGGGAGGTGATGCTGAAGAGGTCAGGAAAGAGCTCGGCAGACTCAGGAAGTCGTCTTTGCAGAAGTGACAGCCTCTGGTTTCAGGATGAGCACAGCAGGAAAGCCAGGAATGTCAGCCAAGAGGAGATCAGAGATACGCCAAGTATGGAGAACCCAG AAGCTGCAGGTCCAGGACTGCCCTACAGCCCCACAGAGCTCCGGGAGCTCCAGTACCACCACAACCACTTGGCCATGGAACTGCTGTGGCTGCAACAGGCTATCAGTAGCCGTAAGGAG TACCTGATTCTTAAACAAACACTGACATCTGGCCCAGAGGTGAGCCGGCCCAGAGACAAGCCCAACTTGTGCCCAGATGGCAGGACACAGACCTGTGAGAGGGCTGGGTCACAAACAAGCCCACCACCAAAAAACCAGTCCTACAGAGACAGGACCACTAGAGAGCCAGACTATGTGGATGACTGTTGGAGGCTCAAAGCACAACGCCACAAGTCCCTGGAAAGACTGGCCACTACAGACAAAACTACTGCTGGGATCAAGTACAGGGACCCATGCTACAGAAGAGCTGGGCCACAGCTGCCCACACTATCAGATAACCAGGCCTTAGAGAACAGGTTCACCAAAGAGCCAGACTGTGGGGAACAGACCTTTGGACGGACCTGCCCGCAGCGGATGACTGCCCTGGATGACCACACCCCCAAAGACCTCAAACCCAGGGGCTCCTATTCCGAAAAGGCCAGGACCTGGGTGCCCACACTCTGTGAAGACCCAGATATTGAGGACAAGTCTCCCACAGGGCCGGAACACAGAGAGGCCAATCGCCAAAGAGCTAGGCCACGGAAGTCGGACCTCTCAGAGGACTTTGGCATATGGGATGAGACCTTGGCAGAGTATGGTGGCCAGGATCTCTGGAAGACTAAACCACCTAAGGGCCAGTTCCCTAGGGACAAAAGCTCCAGAGACAGAACCTCCAATGAACCTAGCCATGAGGAAGGGAAAAACCAGAGGATTGTACCATGGCAATCAAGGCCGCCTGAGAAACTGTCTTCAACAGGGACACTCCACATGGGAGAGGAAGGCCCTCCTTGGGGAGCCAGGGGGAAGACCCGCTTCCAAAGGGGGGTGCTATGA
- the CCDC28B gene encoding coiled-coil domain-containing protein 28B isoform X2: protein MEDKKKKRSPKPCLTQPAQAPGTLRRVPVPTSHSGSLALGLPHLPSPKQRAKFKRVGKEKCRPVLAGSGGGSAGTPLQHSFLTEVTDVYEMEGGLLNLLNDFHSGRLQAFGKECSFEQLEHVREMQEKLARLHFSLDVCGEEEEEEEEEDGVTEGLPEEQKKTMADRNLDQLLSNLEDLSNSIQKLHLAENAEPEEQSAA, encoded by the exons ATGGaggacaagaagaagaaaaggagtccCAAGCCCTGCCTGACCCAGCCAGCCCAGGCCCCGGGCACACTACGAAGGGTCCCTGTGCCCACCAGCCACAGCGGCTCCTTGGCCCTGGGACTCCCTCATCTGCCATCCCCCAAACAGCGGGCCAAGTTCAAGAG GGTAGGCAAGGAGAAATGCCGCCCAGTGCTGGCTGGAAGTGGGGGCGGCTCTGCAGGCACCCCCCTGCAGCACTCCTTTCTGACCGAGGTGACCGACGTCTATGAGATGGAGGGGGGACTGTTGAACTTGCTCAATGACTTTCACTCAGGCCGGCTGCAGGCCTTTG GGAAGGAATGCTCCTTTGAGCAGCTGGAGCACGTGCGGGAGATGCAGGAGAAGCTGGCCCGGTTGCACTTCAGCCTGGACgtgtgtggggaggaggaggaggaggaagaggaagaggacgGGGTCACTGAGGGGCTGCCTGAGGAACAGAAGAAGACGATGGCTGACCGCAACCTGGACCAGCTGCTTAGCAAT CTGGAAGATCTTAGTAATTCTAT CCAGAAGCTGCACCTGGCGGAGAACGCCGAGCCTGAGGAGCAGTCCGCCGCGTAG
- the CCDC28B gene encoding coiled-coil domain-containing protein 28B isoform X3, producing MEDKKKKRSPKPCLTQPAQAPGTLRRVPVPTSHSGSLALGLPHLPSPKQRAKFKRVGKEKCRPVLAGSGGGSAGTPLQHSFLTEVTDVYEMEGGLLNLLNDFHSGRLQAFGKECSFEQLEHVREMQEKLARLHFSLDVCGEEEEEEEEEDGVTEGLPEEQKKTMADRNLDQLLSNLEDLSNSMYPFWAILLCVCVSTPPTAEMSSLLPTTL from the exons ATGGaggacaagaagaagaaaaggagtccCAAGCCCTGCCTGACCCAGCCAGCCCAGGCCCCGGGCACACTACGAAGGGTCCCTGTGCCCACCAGCCACAGCGGCTCCTTGGCCCTGGGACTCCCTCATCTGCCATCCCCCAAACAGCGGGCCAAGTTCAAGAG GGTAGGCAAGGAGAAATGCCGCCCAGTGCTGGCTGGAAGTGGGGGCGGCTCTGCAGGCACCCCCCTGCAGCACTCCTTTCTGACCGAGGTGACCGACGTCTATGAGATGGAGGGGGGACTGTTGAACTTGCTCAATGACTTTCACTCAGGCCGGCTGCAGGCCTTTG GGAAGGAATGCTCCTTTGAGCAGCTGGAGCACGTGCGGGAGATGCAGGAGAAGCTGGCCCGGTTGCACTTCAGCCTGGACgtgtgtggggaggaggaggaggaggaagaggaagaggacgGGGTCACTGAGGGGCTGCCTGAGGAACAGAAGAAGACGATGGCTGACCGCAACCTGGACCAGCTGCTTAGCAAT CTGGAAGATCTTAGTAATTCTATGTATCCTTTCTGGGCAAtccttctgtgtgtatgtgtgtctacaCCTCCCACAGCTGAGATGAGTTCCCTTCTTCCCACCACCCTCTAG
- the CCDC28B gene encoding coiled-coil domain-containing protein 28B isoform X1 → MVAAPPLLGAGQWDLRPNWHPMEDKKKKRSPKPCLTQPAQAPGTLRRVPVPTSHSGSLALGLPHLPSPKQRAKFKRVGKEKCRPVLAGSGGGSAGTPLQHSFLTEVTDVYEMEGGLLNLLNDFHSGRLQAFGKECSFEQLEHVREMQEKLARLHFSLDVCGEEEEEEEEEDGVTEGLPEEQKKTMADRNLDQLLSNLEDLSNSMYPFWAILLCVCVSTPPTAEMSSLLPTTL, encoded by the exons ATGGTGGCCGCTCCACCCCTCCTAGGCGCGGGCCAG TGGGACCTGAGGCCTAACTGGCATCCAATGGaggacaagaagaagaaaaggagtccCAAGCCCTGCCTGACCCAGCCAGCCCAGGCCCCGGGCACACTACGAAGGGTCCCTGTGCCCACCAGCCACAGCGGCTCCTTGGCCCTGGGACTCCCTCATCTGCCATCCCCCAAACAGCGGGCCAAGTTCAAGAG GGTAGGCAAGGAGAAATGCCGCCCAGTGCTGGCTGGAAGTGGGGGCGGCTCTGCAGGCACCCCCCTGCAGCACTCCTTTCTGACCGAGGTGACCGACGTCTATGAGATGGAGGGGGGACTGTTGAACTTGCTCAATGACTTTCACTCAGGCCGGCTGCAGGCCTTTG GGAAGGAATGCTCCTTTGAGCAGCTGGAGCACGTGCGGGAGATGCAGGAGAAGCTGGCCCGGTTGCACTTCAGCCTGGACgtgtgtggggaggaggaggaggaggaagaggaagaggacgGGGTCACTGAGGGGCTGCCTGAGGAACAGAAGAAGACGATGGCTGACCGCAACCTGGACCAGCTGCTTAGCAAT CTGGAAGATCTTAGTAATTCTATGTATCCTTTCTGGGCAAtccttctgtgtgtatgtgtgtctacaCCTCCCACAGCTGAGATGAGTTCCCTTCTTCCCACCACCCTCTAG